The Cognaticolwellia beringensis genome segment CTGTTGTAAGTAACTAAATAACGCTAAACAGCTATGCAGTTTTTTAATTTTTAATAGGAAAAGCATGATGACAATTAAAATAGGTATTAACGGTTTTGGCCGTATGGGGCGGTTATCTATGCGTGCGGCATACGATTGGGATGATGTTGAAATTATCAAAGTTAACGATCCTGCTGGCAACGCAGAAACCTTAGCTCATTTACTGAATTTCGACTCTGTACACGGTATTTGGCAACATGATGCTCAGCATATCGCGGATAATATTATTATTAACGAAAAAAAAATTACGTGTAGCCAAAATAACAATATTGCTGACACCGATTGGTCGGGATGTGATGTGGTTATTGAAGCATCGGGGGTCATGAAATCTAAGGCTTTATTACAAGCTTATTTAGAGCAAGGCGTTAAGCGGGTGGTTGTTACTGCACCAGTGAAAGAAGATGGTGTATTAAACATTGTCATGGGCGTTAATGATAACGAATACGATGCTGATAAGCACCCTATAGTAACGGCGGCGTCTTGCACTACTAATTGTCTTGCGCCTGTTGTAAAAGTTATTCATGAAAAAATTGGCATCAAACATGGCTCAATGACCACCATTCATAATATTACCAATACACAAACCATATTGGATGCGCCACATAAAGACTTACGCCGGGCTAGAGCTTGCGGCATGAGCTTAATCCCAACGACTACAGGTTCTGCAACAGCTATTACTCATATCTTCCCTGAGCTTAAAGGTAAGTTGAATGGTCATGCCGTGCGTGTGCCACTAGCTAACGCGTCAATCACAGATTGTGTTTTCGAGCTCGAACGCGCTGTAACCGAGCAAGAAGTTAATGACTATTTACAAGCGGCGGCGAATGCAGAATTAAAAGATATTTTGGGTTTTGAACAGAGACCACTTGTGTCAATTGATTATAAAACCGATCCTCGTTCGTGCATTATTGATGCTCCGTCGACTATGGTGATTAATGGCACACAAGTTAAGCTATATGTGTGGTATGACAATGAATGGGGGTACGCAAACCGTACCGCAGAAATTGCCCGCATGGTCGGTCGCTCGGACCTTTGATTTTAGATCTAATTTGATATAAATAAAAAGATAAGTAAGTTTTAAGTTAACAGAAGATTGTGACAAATGAAGGTATTAAACGGCGTATCAGCTCAGGTGAAGCAGTATTTTATAATCACAGGAAATTATTGGGCATTCACCTTAACCGATGGTGCGCTGCGGATGTTAGTTGTGCTGTATTTTCATCAGTTGGGTTATAGCCCGCTAAGTATTGCATTGCTATTTTTGTTCTACGAAATTTTTGGTGTCATCACCAATTTAGTTGGTGGTTGGCTAGGCGCTAGGGTAGGGCTTAATAAAACCATGAATATCGGCTTAGGCTTGCAAATATTCGCCTTAGCTATG includes the following:
- a CDS encoding ArsJ-associated glyceraldehyde-3-phosphate dehydrogenase, producing the protein MTIKIGINGFGRMGRLSMRAAYDWDDVEIIKVNDPAGNAETLAHLLNFDSVHGIWQHDAQHIADNIIINEKKITCSQNNNIADTDWSGCDVVIEASGVMKSKALLQAYLEQGVKRVVVTAPVKEDGVLNIVMGVNDNEYDADKHPIVTAASCTTNCLAPVVKVIHEKIGIKHGSMTTIHNITNTQTILDAPHKDLRRARACGMSLIPTTTGSATAITHIFPELKGKLNGHAVRVPLANASITDCVFELERAVTEQEVNDYLQAAANAELKDILGFEQRPLVSIDYKTDPRSCIIDAPSTMVINGTQVKLYVWYDNEWGYANRTAEIARMVGRSDL